The genomic interval gaagaaatagacgaggagggagaagaggatgaAGAACAGGCTCAGATGTGTCCACGGTGTGGTGGTACCGACCATGAGCAGTGTTTGTTAGAGGATAGGGCGCTGGAGGAGTGGACTTCCTCAGAGACATCTGCCCTGCCGCCACCTCGCTGGCAGGCCGTTACTGCTCTTCACCAACGGCAGCTGGGTTTAAGTACCCGCTTTGTCTATGAGGCCTGTGGGGCAAGAGCCTTTGTGCAGCGTTTCTGCCTGCAATATCGTCTTGAAGGACATACGGGTTGTGTCAATACTGTACACTTTAACCAGCGTGGCACCCGGCTGGCCAGTAGTGGTGATGACCTAAGGGTGAGAGTGTGGGACTGGGTGCGGCAGAAGCCAGTATTGGACTTTGACAGTGGTCACATTAGTAATGTCTTACAGGCCAAGTTCCTTCCTAACAGTGCTGACTCCACCCTGGCCATGTGTGCCCGCGATGGGCAGGTACGGGTAGCAGAACTAATGAATGCATCATGTTTTGAGAGTACTAAGTGTGTGGCCCAGCACAACGGAGCTGCCCACAAGTTGGCTCTGCAGCCAGACTCTCCTTATAAGTTCCTCACTTCAGGTGAAGATGCGGTTGTCTTCACCATTGACCTCAGACAACACCAGCCAGCTTCAAAAATTGTGATaacaagagaaaaggggaagagagTGGGACTATATACAATTTCTGTGAATCCCGCTAATACCTACCAATTTGCAGCGGCTGGACAAGATCAGTTTGTCAGGATTTATGACCAGAGGAGAATtgacaagaaagaaaaccacGGTGTACTCAAGAAATTCACTCCTCATCACCTGGTTAATTGTGATTTCCCAACATGCATCACCTGCACTATGTACAGCCACGATGGCACGGAGCTCTTGGCCAGCTACAGTGATGAAGATATCTACCTCTTCAACTCCTCTCACGGTGATGGTGCTCAGTATGCAAAGAG from Callithrix jacchus isolate 240 chromosome X, calJac240_pri, whole genome shotgun sequence carries:
- the LOC100395318 gene encoding DDB1- and CUL4-associated factor 8-like protein 2, producing the protein MSHQEGSADGLQDSGIETLFSSPEEQSGVAAATEASSDIDTATLDMSMRMTGDGSDTSDGGFPKGSSTENRSADQESSSEDVELESMEDSERFLTPDVRLFYYNLLREDEIVEEEEEEIDEEGEEDEEQAQMCPRCGGTDHEQCLLEDRALEEWTSSETSALPPPRWQAVTALHQRQLGLSTRFVYEACGARAFVQRFCLQYRLEGHTGCVNTVHFNQRGTRLASSGDDLRVRVWDWVRQKPVLDFDSGHISNVLQAKFLPNSADSTLAMCARDGQVRVAELMNASCFESTKCVAQHNGAAHKLALQPDSPYKFLTSGEDAVVFTIDLRQHQPASKIVITREKGKRVGLYTISVNPANTYQFAAAGQDQFVRIYDQRRIDKKENHGVLKKFTPHHLVNCDFPTCITCTMYSHDGTELLASYSDEDIYLFNSSHGDGAQYAKRFKGHRNNTTVKGVNFYGPRSEFVVSGSDCGHIFFWEKSSCQIIQLLKDDPEGTINCLEPHPYLPMLATSGLDHDVKIWTPTAEAATELTDLKDVMKKNKWERDQENFYHATLFDQYMLWFLRGQLSQRNHHQGWGARFPGEESDESSSTSHTSEEEGQD